A window from Primulina eburnea isolate SZY01 chromosome 2, ASM2296580v1, whole genome shotgun sequence encodes these proteins:
- the LOC140823980 gene encoding uncharacterized protein has protein sequence MEEPLEQKEDENNVHALKDLIIAKQEDPEPCLLHALAAIFETAVTRYKNATDDDIWPQDPVFLCDLIWGDEKFSRLLHSFLHNAYLVSVKVAAARLFSSCSPWMHGDLRKGDALDKTKDWVRYEIPRRLMADDCNPMHETGRRKDLDSEMMCTYYTGLLATMLDRHDNQLAREVLTCKLPAKLMRYLSIRISDETNIGAEKITALVEQAVDSEAKAAKALAVAVRAAAADAAEVVKTAAFEEYKKTSDEEKYTELLRLAKLREKFCIRCLMILGRYDEVLDLVLCKDGVDIILALLQKSSEDEKTSSTILLLHDVLQLISVLVDSIGFAKLFVEGGGIERLIAVRRSDQTFGDLSLCLLKISKSEGIMESICTLPSNVVGQLVEFVGSRNFRELLFGESREFFYFESCTNELGGAERF, from the exons ATGGAAGAGCCGCTTGAGCAGAAAGAGGATGAAAATAACGTGCATGCCTTGAAGGATTTGATCATTGCTAAGCAGGAAGATCCCGAGCCATGTTTACTCCATGCGTTAGCTGCTATTTTCGAGACCGCAGTAACCAG ATACAAGAATGCTACAGATGATGACATATGGCCCCAAGATCCTGTATTTCTATGTGACCTTATTTGG GGAGATGAGAAATTTTCCAGACTGTTACATTCATTTCTTCATAATGCATATTTGGTATCAGTAAAAGTGGCAGCTGCCAGGCTTTTTAGCAGCTGTTCACCATGGATG CATGGGGACTTACGTAAAGGTGATGCTCTAGATAAAACAAAAGATTGGGTGAGATATGAAATACCTAGGAGGTTGATGGCTGATGACTGTAATCCGATGCATGAGACTGGGAGAAGGAAGGATTTGGACAGTGAAATGATGTGCACATACTATACTGGACTACTAGCTACAATGTTGGATAG GCATGATAACCAACTGGCGAGAGAGGTATTAACATGTAAATTGCCAGCTAAGCTAATGCGCTACCTAAGCATCAGGATTTCGGATGAGACAAACATAGGTGCCGAAAAAATTACTGCTTTGGTTGAACAAGCTGTTGACTCTGAAGCAAAAGCAGCCAAAGCTCTTGCAGTAGCCGTAAGGgctgctgctgctgatgctgcAGAAGTGGTTAAGACGGCTGCATTTGAG GAATACAAAAAGACCAGTGACGAGGAGAAGTATACTGAACTCCTTCGTCTTGCTAAGCTACGGGAGAAATTTTGCATCCGATGTCTTATGATTCTGGGCCGTTATGATGAAGTCCTTGATCTTGTGCTTTGTAAAGATGGCGTTGATATCATTCTTGCGTTGCTGCAAAAAAGCTCGGAGGATGAAAAGACTTCAAGCACTATACTCCTTTTGCATGATGTTTTGCAGTTAATCAGTGTCTTGGTGGATAGCATAGGGTTCGCCAAGTTGTTTGTTGAAGGTGGTGGCATTGAGAGATTAATTGCTGTTAGGAGAAGTGACCAAACTTTTGGGGATCTATCTCTATGCTTACTAAAGATTAGTAAATCGGAG GGGATAATGGAAAGCATATGCACACTTCCTTCCAATGTTGTTGGCCAGCTTGTTGAgtttgttggatctcg AAATTTTCGAGAGCTTCTTTTTGGGGAGAGCCGAGAGTTTTTCTATTTTGAAAGCTGCACCAATGAATTGGGAGGAGCCGAAAGATTCTAA